In the genome of Coraliomargarita algicola, one region contains:
- a CDS encoding PDZ domain-containing protein yields the protein MKKYSSKIYYLLFSVILTSAHAVDLYVSPQGSDMNSGLPGEPVATFASAQKKARAYAASEAVTVHFADGTYYLPETVVFTPEDSGSEKYPVVYRSTNEGGAVLSGGAELALEWAPYRDGIYKAQTPNGLMIDQVFIDGRNQRMARYPNYDPAKKAEPYQGYAADAFSKERAAGWSDPTGAYIHAMHSKRWGGYHYLITGKDAEGEVTYEGGWQNNRQLGMHKDYRMVENIFEELDDEGEWYHNAKTNTLYYKPVAGMDIHSAKVEVVRLRHLVEFDGSEAAPVKYITLQGFVVRHAARTFMDCKEPLLRSDWAIYRGGAYFLTGTEHIQILDTEFDQVGGNAVFVNNYNRHVLVKGCHIHDSGASGVCFVGDPNAVRDPLFEYQETNDLSKIDRTPGPKTNNYPADSTVEDCLIHGIGRVERQPAGVQISMAMGITARDLSIYDCARAGINISEGTWGGHLIERCDVFDTVLETHDHGSFNSWGRDRFWHSNRKESQGEIDKDPKLPFLDAMKTTTIRDSRWRCDHGWDIDLDDGSTNYDIYNNLMLNNGLKLREGFRRHVWNNITVNNGLHPHVWYKGSQDQVYSNIFMAPHKPAGAIVTGDDVRVDGNFYAVGEATVMKVSHKLGWDQNSVYGEPMFMDPAKGDFRVKPGSAALKAGFKNFPMDQFGVKKPSLKAIARTPEMPELKVYQESGKKSAARSREWLGASLTELSGVEFSAYGVSQDDGGLALSKVGQRTQAAKVGLQDGDLIQAVNGRKTANMRQFNRATAKAEGTIQLTVIRDQQAMELELSL from the coding sequence ATGAAGAAATATAGCTCAAAAATCTATTACCTTTTATTCAGCGTGATACTCACCTCCGCACATGCGGTGGATCTTTACGTGAGTCCACAGGGATCGGATATGAATAGTGGCCTGCCTGGGGAGCCAGTGGCGACATTTGCCTCAGCCCAGAAGAAGGCGCGCGCCTATGCCGCGAGTGAAGCCGTCACAGTTCATTTCGCAGATGGTACCTACTATCTTCCAGAGACCGTGGTCTTTACACCGGAGGACTCTGGATCTGAGAAATATCCTGTGGTATATCGCTCCACTAACGAGGGTGGTGCCGTGCTCAGTGGTGGTGCCGAACTGGCCTTAGAATGGGCGCCGTATCGTGATGGTATTTACAAAGCACAAACTCCGAATGGTTTAATGATCGATCAGGTCTTTATCGATGGACGCAATCAGCGCATGGCACGTTACCCCAACTATGATCCCGCAAAGAAAGCGGAACCGTATCAGGGCTATGCCGCCGATGCCTTCTCGAAGGAGCGGGCCGCAGGTTGGTCCGATCCTACGGGTGCTTACATCCATGCGATGCATAGCAAGCGATGGGGCGGTTATCATTACCTGATCACTGGTAAAGATGCCGAGGGCGAGGTGACCTATGAAGGTGGTTGGCAGAATAATCGCCAATTGGGCATGCATAAAGACTATCGCATGGTTGAGAACATTTTCGAAGAGCTCGATGACGAGGGAGAGTGGTATCACAATGCTAAGACCAACACGCTCTACTATAAGCCTGTTGCTGGAATGGACATCCATTCCGCCAAGGTCGAAGTGGTGCGCTTGCGCCATCTGGTTGAGTTTGACGGCAGCGAAGCCGCGCCGGTGAAATACATTACTTTACAAGGTTTCGTCGTGCGTCATGCAGCTCGCACTTTTATGGACTGCAAGGAGCCATTGCTGCGCTCAGATTGGGCGATCTATCGTGGCGGTGCATATTTTCTAACCGGCACTGAACATATCCAAATTCTGGATACTGAGTTTGATCAGGTCGGCGGTAATGCGGTCTTTGTCAATAACTACAATCGTCATGTCCTTGTTAAAGGCTGCCACATCCATGATTCCGGTGCGAGTGGTGTGTGCTTCGTCGGTGATCCGAATGCCGTGCGCGATCCTTTGTTTGAATATCAGGAGACGAATGACTTGTCAAAAATCGACCGCACGCCAGGGCCTAAGACCAATAATTATCCTGCAGACTCGACTGTCGAAGACTGCTTGATTCACGGCATCGGTCGCGTCGAGCGTCAGCCCGCCGGGGTGCAAATTTCGATGGCCATGGGCATTACCGCGCGCGATCTCTCGATCTACGATTGCGCTCGTGCGGGCATCAATATCAGCGAAGGCACTTGGGGCGGTCACTTGATCGAGCGCTGTGATGTGTTCGATACGGTTCTGGAAACGCACGACCACGGTTCCTTCAATTCTTGGGGACGCGATCGCTTCTGGCACAGTAACCGTAAGGAATCGCAAGGGGAGATCGATAAAGACCCGAAGCTCCCATTCTTAGATGCGATGAAGACGACCACCATTCGCGACAGCCGCTGGCGCTGCGATCATGGTTGGGACATTGATCTCGATGACGGTTCAACCAACTACGACATCTATAATAACTTGATGCTGAACAATGGCTTGAAACTGCGCGAAGGTTTCCGTCGCCATGTATGGAATAACATTACTGTGAACAATGGACTGCATCCCCACGTGTGGTATAAGGGCAGTCAAGATCAGGTTTATTCGAATATCTTCATGGCACCTCACAAGCCAGCGGGTGCGATTGTGACCGGTGACGATGTGCGTGTAGATGGTAATTTCTATGCCGTCGGTGAAGCGACCGTCATGAAGGTCTCGCACAAACTCGGTTGGGATCAGAACTCCGTGTATGGGGAACCGATGTTCATGGATCCAGCTAAGGGAGACTTTCGGGTGAAACCAGGCTCAGCTGCATTAAAGGCCGGTTTTAAGAACTTTCCAATGGATCAGTTCGGTGTGAAGAAGCCTTCGCTCAAAGCGATTGCCCGCACGCCAGAAATGCCTGAGTTGAAGGTGTATCAAGAGTCAGGCAAAAAGTCCGCAGCTCGTAGTCGGGAATGGTTAGGTGCAAGCTTGACGGAGCTTTCTGGTGTGGAATTCTCCGCCTATGGCGTCAGTCAAGACGATGGAGGTCTTGCGCTTTCAAAAGTGGGTCAGCGGACGCAAGCCGCGAAAGTCGGTTTGCAAGACGGTGACCTAATCCAAGCAGTGAATGGTCGTAAGACCGCGAATATGCGACAATTCAATCGTGCGACTGCTAAGGCCGAAGGCACGATTCAACTTACAGTGATTCGTGATCAGCAAGCCATGGAACTCGAACTCAGTTTGTAG
- a CDS encoding glycoside hydrolase family 172 protein, giving the protein MVDRDRLARFPSRDFRLKQQSSYNRASKTPEEPEGWFTNQDFNPPRANTHNFIRIEENHGRKEWVLMDHQAPGAIVRTWMPWLNQKKPGANITMRIYLDGAEEPTFEGNMLGMFDGTGVIPYPFAHASLRSAVSFFPIPYAKSCKVTTDKKPFFFQFTFREYAEGTPIETFTMADFDAAKELAVATGQQLLHPIAAAAGNPQHFSCTLDDQAEHSLQLPTGVGAVRELSVKLGDYSDPNITRMVVLKMEFDGKPTVWCPIGDFFGSGLGLNPFEGWYRTVSEDGSMRCRWVMPYQKDAQVSLLNLSGAPVDVVLEVKTGDWEWDAASMYFHANWRGQYPVATRPFSDWNYVSLKGQGVYVGDTLTVMNPVEQWWGEGDEKIWVDGEDFPSIFGTGTEDYYGYSWGGRSTDFYQHPFHAQPFAHQYNKLNRKPESDESRNTQGFSVETRSRALDTMPFGSSLQLDMEVWSGTDCDMGYQVGVYWYGFATTTSNRKPEPMEVHNVPPLPADFTAASFKRN; this is encoded by the coding sequence ATGGTGGATCGTGATAGGCTAGCGCGTTTTCCTAGCCGGGATTTTCGCCTCAAGCAACAGAGCAGCTACAATCGAGCATCTAAGACGCCCGAGGAACCTGAAGGATGGTTTACCAATCAAGACTTCAATCCTCCGCGTGCGAATACACATAACTTCATTCGTATCGAAGAGAACCATGGTCGCAAAGAGTGGGTGTTAATGGATCATCAGGCGCCTGGCGCGATCGTCCGGACTTGGATGCCTTGGCTCAATCAGAAGAAGCCCGGCGCAAATATAACCATGCGCATCTATCTCGACGGCGCTGAGGAGCCCACGTTTGAGGGGAATATGCTGGGTATGTTCGACGGCACTGGCGTGATCCCTTATCCTTTTGCGCATGCTTCGCTTCGCTCGGCGGTGAGTTTCTTCCCGATCCCTTACGCAAAGAGCTGTAAGGTGACTACCGATAAGAAGCCGTTTTTCTTTCAGTTTACCTTTCGTGAATATGCCGAAGGCACTCCGATTGAAACCTTTACTATGGCCGATTTCGATGCGGCCAAAGAACTGGCTGTGGCAACTGGTCAGCAGCTACTACATCCCATTGCCGCTGCTGCGGGCAATCCCCAACACTTTAGTTGCACATTGGACGATCAAGCAGAGCACTCGCTGCAACTGCCAACAGGCGTGGGTGCCGTGCGTGAGCTCTCGGTTAAGCTGGGGGATTATTCCGATCCGAACATCACACGTATGGTCGTGCTGAAGATGGAATTTGATGGCAAGCCGACCGTTTGGTGCCCCATCGGTGATTTCTTTGGCTCAGGCCTTGGTTTGAACCCTTTCGAGGGGTGGTATCGCACGGTGTCTGAGGACGGAAGCATGCGCTGCCGCTGGGTCATGCCTTATCAAAAGGACGCTCAAGTGTCGCTGCTCAATCTTAGTGGTGCTCCTGTCGATGTGGTGCTGGAAGTGAAAACAGGTGACTGGGAATGGGATGCGGCATCCATGTATTTTCATGCGAATTGGCGCGGGCAGTATCCGGTAGCCACACGCCCTTTCTCGGACTGGAATTACGTTAGCCTCAAAGGGCAGGGCGTCTATGTTGGCGACACATTGACCGTCATGAATCCGGTCGAACAATGGTGGGGTGAGGGAGATGAGAAGATCTGGGTCGATGGCGAGGACTTTCCCTCCATCTTCGGCACAGGAACTGAAGACTACTATGGGTATTCTTGGGGAGGTCGTAGCACGGACTTTTATCAACACCCCTTCCACGCTCAGCCATTTGCCCATCAATACAATAAGCTAAACCGTAAACCTGAATCCGATGAGTCCCGCAATACGCAAGGTTTTAGCGTCGAAACACGTAGCCGTGCCTTGGATACGATGCCTTTTGGCAGTTCACTTCAATTGGATATGGAAGTATGGTCGGGAACGGATTGCGACATGGGCTACCAAGTGGGTGTTTATTGGTATGGCTTTGCGACTACGACTTCCAACCGCAAACCAGAACCTATGGAGGTGCATAATGTGCCGCCGTTGCCAGCAGACTTTACCGCCGCGTCGTTCAAACGAAATTAA
- a CDS encoding alpha-L-fucosidase translates to MKYTSLIKSTLLGACMALTSQAVAGPINPNWESLAENYTVPEWFVDGKLGVWFHWGIPSSVDDGRPHDGSHYGAWMYGSEGQLTVKSQVVADAIDRLTAWHDQHYGHHSEFGYEDLIPNFKAEKWDPDALVKTVKEVGAHFIMPVATHHDNFDMYDSFHPWNSVDMGPKRDTLKEWKTAARKHGLKFGVSTHLYWSPRFFNTARPFQKEGTLEWKLFNMDYSPTGYSSDPAWNEHWYQRCWEVIEKYDPDMFNNDSPYPTIQTGNSLGIKLFTDYVNKDLRENKGKQDVVLSFKNPSQNKKAFTYNMERGSAAKIEPEPWMWATDLSGTWFYRDGATNRMSIPVMIGNAIDSVSKNGVIMLNIALTGEGLIPDNQMEYLNAFKDLFDVNGEGIYGTRPWKIFGEGPLKIKDGRGSENHKAWCQQDIRFTTKDGDLYALVLVPPTEDILIKTLAEGGLLEKSIRTISLLGSDELITWERSADGLKITLPKRLPEALAIGFKLELE, encoded by the coding sequence ATGAAATATACCTCCCTGATTAAATCGACTTTGCTCGGTGCATGCATGGCACTCACAAGTCAGGCCGTCGCAGGTCCGATCAACCCAAACTGGGAATCACTCGCCGAGAACTATACTGTCCCTGAATGGTTTGTGGATGGTAAGCTGGGTGTTTGGTTCCACTGGGGCATCCCGTCTTCGGTGGACGACGGTCGTCCGCATGATGGTTCGCACTATGGTGCCTGGATGTATGGTTCAGAGGGCCAACTGACTGTGAAGTCTCAGGTAGTGGCAGATGCAATTGACCGTCTCACCGCATGGCATGATCAGCACTATGGACATCATTCCGAATTCGGTTACGAGGATTTAATTCCGAACTTTAAAGCAGAAAAATGGGATCCCGATGCACTGGTGAAAACAGTCAAGGAAGTTGGTGCACACTTCATCATGCCGGTGGCGACTCACCATGATAACTTCGACATGTATGATTCCTTCCACCCATGGAACTCAGTCGATATGGGGCCGAAGCGTGACACGCTGAAGGAGTGGAAAACGGCTGCACGAAAGCACGGGTTGAAATTCGGCGTATCGACTCACCTCTATTGGTCACCACGTTTCTTCAATACTGCCCGCCCGTTCCAGAAAGAGGGCACACTGGAGTGGAAGCTATTCAATATGGACTATTCGCCTACGGGGTATAGCAGCGATCCGGCCTGGAACGAACATTGGTATCAGCGCTGTTGGGAGGTCATCGAAAAGTATGATCCCGATATGTTTAACAACGACTCGCCGTATCCGACCATTCAGACGGGCAATAGCCTCGGTATCAAGCTGTTCACCGATTATGTAAACAAGGACCTGAGGGAAAACAAGGGCAAGCAGGATGTCGTGCTCTCCTTTAAGAATCCGAGCCAGAATAAGAAGGCATTTACCTACAATATGGAGCGCGGCAGTGCTGCGAAGATTGAGCCTGAGCCATGGATGTGGGCCACTGACCTCTCGGGGACATGGTTCTATCGCGACGGTGCGACCAACAGGATGAGCATCCCGGTTATGATCGGTAATGCGATCGATTCTGTGAGTAAGAACGGAGTGATCATGCTCAACATTGCCCTGACAGGGGAGGGGCTTATCCCTGACAATCAAATGGAGTATCTGAATGCCTTTAAGGACCTGTTCGATGTGAATGGCGAGGGCATCTACGGAACGCGTCCATGGAAGATCTTTGGTGAAGGGCCGCTTAAAATTAAGGACGGGCGTGGGAGTGAAAATCACAAGGCATGGTGCCAGCAGGATATTCGCTTTACTACCAAGGATGGCGACCTGTATGCCTTAGTGCTCGTTCCGCCTACGGAGGATATTTTGATTAAGACACTCGCTGAAGGAGGATTACTGGAGAAATCCATTCGCACTATTTCGTTATTGGGTAGTGATGAATTGATCACTTGGGAGCGCAGTGCGGATGGTTTGAAAATCACGCTTCCTAAGCGCTTACCAGAAGCGTTGGCGATTGGGTTTAAGCTAGAATTGGAATAA
- a CDS encoding sulfatase-like hydrolase/transferase, which produces MKMKPLYLGLILTSLFSVSAHAEKPNILFIFSDDQVYESIGAHGLTDIDTPNLDRLVNQGTSFSKAYNMGAWGGAVCVASRSCLNTGVFLWRAQAAVKQVGAGERKSWSQLMADQGYETYMTGKWHVGGISVPKVFDHAGTVRAGMPKQKPAGYNRPKDEADYESGWKPWDPAQGGFWEGGTHWSEVLADESIGFIETAADKETPFFMYLAFNAPHDPRQAPKEYVDRYPLERIQVPKNFVPQYEDQGAKGVPIIRDEKLMPFPRTEFAVKVNRQEYYASITHMDAQIGRILDALEASGKADNTWIIFSSDHGLSVGHHGLVGKQNMYEDGMCAPFIVCGPGVPSGKKLDTPIYIQDAMATALDIAGEVPEGIDYKSVLPLLDGSASQSYDAMYGAYMGTQRMIMKDGWKIIAYPQLKKIKLFNIDKDPLEMNDLSGNPEYAAKLSEMTRLLEAQMDALGDPMTSLAAADYPEVKIQKGGH; this is translated from the coding sequence ATGAAAATGAAACCCCTCTACTTAGGACTGATCCTTACCTCATTATTCTCGGTATCTGCTCATGCAGAGAAGCCGAATATCCTCTTTATCTTCTCCGACGACCAAGTCTATGAGTCGATTGGGGCGCATGGTCTGACGGATATCGATACGCCCAATTTGGATCGTCTTGTGAATCAAGGCACGAGCTTTAGCAAAGCCTATAATATGGGAGCGTGGGGCGGAGCGGTATGTGTGGCGAGTCGCTCTTGTTTAAATACCGGCGTCTTCCTGTGGCGCGCGCAAGCTGCGGTCAAGCAGGTTGGGGCAGGTGAGCGCAAGAGTTGGTCGCAGCTTATGGCAGATCAAGGCTATGAGACTTACATGACGGGGAAGTGGCATGTCGGCGGAATCAGTGTGCCCAAAGTGTTCGACCATGCTGGCACTGTTCGTGCCGGTATGCCCAAGCAAAAGCCTGCTGGCTACAATCGTCCCAAAGATGAAGCCGACTACGAAAGCGGCTGGAAACCATGGGATCCGGCGCAAGGCGGATTCTGGGAAGGCGGCACGCACTGGAGTGAGGTGCTTGCAGATGAGAGCATCGGCTTCATTGAAACTGCGGCCGATAAAGAGACACCATTTTTCATGTATCTGGCATTCAATGCACCGCATGACCCGCGGCAGGCTCCCAAAGAATATGTGGACCGCTACCCACTTGAGCGGATACAGGTTCCGAAGAATTTTGTGCCTCAGTATGAAGATCAGGGGGCAAAGGGCGTGCCTATTATTCGCGACGAAAAGTTGATGCCTTTTCCCCGCACTGAATTCGCGGTCAAGGTGAACCGCCAGGAATACTACGCCAGTATTACTCACATGGATGCACAGATCGGCCGCATCCTCGATGCCTTGGAAGCCTCAGGTAAAGCGGATAATACCTGGATCATCTTCTCCTCGGACCATGGTTTGTCGGTCGGGCATCACGGCTTGGTCGGTAAGCAGAATATGTATGAAGATGGGATGTGTGCGCCCTTTATTGTGTGCGGTCCTGGTGTGCCCTCTGGTAAGAAGCTAGATACCCCGATTTACATTCAGGATGCCATGGCAACCGCCCTGGATATTGCCGGGGAGGTGCCGGAAGGCATCGACTACAAGAGTGTCTTGCCTCTGTTGGATGGTTCTGCGAGTCAAAGCTATGACGCCATGTATGGTGCTTACATGGGCACGCAGCGGATGATTATGAAGGATGGTTGGAAGATCATCGCTTATCCGCAGCTGAAGAAAATAAAGCTCTTCAATATCGATAAGGATCCGCTGGAGATGAATGATCTGTCTGGAAATCCGGAGTATGCCGCCAAACTCTCTGAGATGACTCGTCTGCTGGAAGCACAAATGGACGCACTGGGGGATCCGATGACATCACTCGCAGCTGCAGATTACCCGGAAGTGAAAATACAGAAGGGTGGGCATTAA
- a CDS encoding arylsulfatase — MKYIIQTCAATLVALLSFVTVNASADTRPNIVFILVDDMGWSDIGCYGSEIQTPNLDRLAAQGIRFTQMHNTAKCFPSRACLLTGVYAQQSGTSQKPGNYTNSVTLGEVLREAGYRTYASGKHHSNESLYDRGFDRYYGLLDGANNQFNPGLKRPGESAPAQKKPGARVYNFDERQIRPYTPEEADFYTTDYYTKWAMEFLEEDKESEKPFFLYLSYTAPHDNLQAWPEDIAKYEAVYKDGYAPIRAARGQKMKALGLIPEDTKISEPTYRDWDSLSDEEQAKEAKRMAIYAAMIDRVDQNIGQLLAQLEALGELENTLILFASDNGASAESPEAGLSKKFKGEMGSVGYWASQGSDWANVSNTPFRKAKSDSYQGGICTSFIVNWPLGITSAGSITAYPSHFIDIMATLVDLTGADYPTEYRGEAVTPMQGLSLLPVFESPETSVARDQALYWQWAKGKAVRLGDWKLVASGNNWELFNLADDITETTDLTRAYPEKAQAMKAMFSAWYASTPAGAGPK; from the coding sequence ATGAAGTATATAATTCAAACTTGTGCAGCGACCTTGGTCGCATTGCTCTCATTTGTCACAGTCAATGCCTCGGCTGATACACGCCCGAACATCGTGTTCATTCTGGTGGATGATATGGGTTGGTCGGATATCGGCTGCTACGGCAGTGAGATTCAGACGCCCAACCTCGACCGCTTGGCCGCTCAGGGGATTCGCTTCACCCAGATGCACAACACTGCAAAATGCTTTCCTTCACGAGCCTGCTTGCTGACGGGAGTTTACGCGCAACAATCCGGCACGAGTCAAAAGCCCGGTAACTATACGAACTCGGTCACCTTGGGGGAGGTCTTGCGTGAAGCGGGTTACCGGACTTACGCCTCGGGCAAGCACCATTCCAATGAGTCCCTCTATGATCGCGGGTTCGACCGCTATTACGGTCTTTTGGATGGCGCGAATAATCAGTTCAACCCTGGCTTGAAAAGACCCGGAGAATCCGCCCCCGCGCAAAAGAAACCAGGGGCCCGTGTTTACAATTTCGATGAGCGCCAGATTAGGCCCTATACGCCTGAGGAGGCGGATTTTTACACGACCGATTACTACACCAAGTGGGCCATGGAATTCCTCGAAGAGGATAAGGAGAGTGAAAAGCCGTTTTTCCTCTATCTTTCCTACACCGCCCCGCACGATAACTTGCAGGCTTGGCCGGAGGACATCGCCAAATACGAAGCGGTTTATAAGGACGGTTATGCGCCGATTCGTGCCGCACGGGGGCAGAAGATGAAAGCGCTCGGTTTGATCCCCGAGGATACCAAAATCTCCGAGCCCACGTATCGGGACTGGGATAGTCTCTCGGATGAGGAGCAGGCAAAGGAAGCCAAGCGGATGGCGATCTATGCGGCCATGATTGATCGCGTGGATCAGAATATTGGTCAGTTATTGGCCCAACTCGAAGCGCTCGGTGAACTTGAGAATACGCTGATCCTGTTTGCCTCGGACAATGGTGCCTCTGCCGAAAGTCCTGAAGCGGGGCTGAGTAAAAAGTTTAAAGGGGAAATGGGCAGCGTCGGCTACTGGGCCAGTCAGGGGAGCGACTGGGCCAATGTCTCGAACACTCCTTTCAGGAAAGCGAAAAGCGACAGCTACCAAGGGGGCATTTGCACATCGTTTATCGTGAACTGGCCGCTCGGGATCACATCTGCCGGAAGCATCACAGCGTATCCGAGTCACTTCATCGACATTATGGCAACACTCGTCGATCTGACCGGCGCCGACTATCCCACGGAGTATCGTGGGGAAGCCGTGACTCCCATGCAGGGCCTGAGCCTCCTGCCAGTATTTGAGAGTCCTGAAACGTCGGTGGCACGTGATCAAGCGCTCTACTGGCAATGGGCCAAGGGCAAAGCCGTTCGCCTCGGCGACTGGAAACTTGTCGCTTCGGGGAACAATTGGGAGCTCTTCAATCTTGCGGACGACATTACCGAAACCACGGATTTGACCCGGGCTTATCCCGAAAAAGCCCAGGCCATGAAGGCAATGTTTTCGGCTTGGTATGCATCCACCCCGGCCGGAGCGGGTCCTAAGTAA
- a CDS encoding sulfatase, with the protein MRREHFIILLGLWFSLCAQAKQPNFLILLADDISATSLGCYGGENPGTSPNIDKLAEEGLRFTNMFVSQAVCGPARAELYTGLQPHRNGSMENHKATKLGTLSVVQYLERLGYRVGLTGKTHFNPKSVYPFEKVKGFPANCNARGVSTEDWSGVESFMTRDAEQPFCLFICSIHAHAPWDAGDTSRWELDDLKLPPHMVDTEKTRHFFREYLAEVRLFDDQVGKAQVLLEKLGLDDNTVLIVMDENGAGMPGGKWTNYDWGVRSACLIKWPGVESGALVTDALAQYCDIVPTLIDAAGGEVPSDLDGRSLLPLILGQTQEHREQAFFTYNSGREGPPFVSRAVTDGRFKLMWNFTPDKLFAVRVINGFDFGYEDTKMPDRHVRQLYQSWLEAAQTDAAAEAAVQRFRKHPEFQLYDLSKDPWELENLAENPEYAATLHQLKDSIAAWMKQQGDDGLPAPARMQKKN; encoded by the coding sequence ATGCGTAGAGAACATTTCATAATATTGCTGGGACTGTGGTTTAGTTTGTGTGCGCAGGCGAAGCAGCCGAATTTCCTGATTCTGCTGGCGGATGATATCAGTGCCACCAGCCTGGGTTGTTACGGCGGGGAGAATCCCGGCACATCCCCGAACATCGATAAGCTGGCGGAAGAGGGGCTGCGTTTTACCAACATGTTTGTCTCGCAGGCGGTCTGTGGGCCTGCGCGTGCGGAGCTTTACACCGGCTTGCAACCACATCGCAACGGCAGCATGGAAAACCACAAGGCGACCAAGCTGGGGACTTTAAGTGTCGTGCAGTATTTGGAGCGGCTTGGCTACCGCGTCGGTTTGACGGGTAAAACGCATTTTAATCCGAAGTCGGTCTATCCCTTTGAGAAGGTGAAGGGCTTTCCGGCGAACTGTAATGCGAGAGGGGTCTCGACTGAAGATTGGAGCGGTGTGGAGTCCTTTATGACCCGCGATGCGGAACAACCGTTTTGTCTCTTTATCTGCTCCATCCACGCGCATGCGCCCTGGGATGCGGGCGACACGTCTCGCTGGGAACTGGATGACTTGAAGCTGCCACCGCATATGGTGGACACCGAGAAAACCCGGCATTTCTTTCGGGAGTATTTGGCGGAAGTTCGGCTTTTCGACGATCAAGTCGGCAAGGCGCAGGTGCTTCTCGAAAAACTCGGTTTGGACGACAATACCGTCCTGATCGTGATGGACGAAAATGGTGCCGGTATGCCGGGGGGCAAGTGGACCAATTACGATTGGGGCGTCCGCTCGGCTTGTCTCATCAAGTGGCCGGGCGTCGAGTCCGGTGCCTTGGTGACGGATGCGCTGGCCCAGTATTGCGATATTGTGCCCACGCTCATTGATGCTGCCGGCGGAGAGGTGCCGTCCGACTTGGATGGTCGGAGCTTGCTTCCGCTGATCTTGGGGCAGACTCAGGAGCATCGCGAACAGGCATTCTTTACTTATAACAGCGGTCGAGAGGGGCCGCCCTTTGTCTCGCGTGCGGTGACCGATGGGCGCTTCAAGCTAATGTGGAATTTTACACCGGATAAGCTCTTTGCGGTGCGCGTTATAAATGGTTTCGACTTCGGTTATGAGGACACTAAGATGCCGGATCGTCACGTGCGGCAACTCTATCAATCCTGGCTGGAGGCGGCGCAAACAGACGCTGCCGCAGAGGCTGCGGTTCAGCGTTTTCGCAAGCATCCGGAGTTTCAGTTGTATGATCTATCCAAGGATCCATGGGAGCTGGAGAATTTGGCGGAGAATCCCGAGTATGCCGCCACGCTGCATCAGTTGAAGGACTCGATTGCAGCTTGGATGAAGCAGCAGGGTGATGATGGTCTGCCTGCTCCTGCCCGTATGCAAAAGAAGAACTAA